A genomic window from Silene latifolia isolate original U9 population chromosome 11, ASM4854445v1, whole genome shotgun sequence includes:
- the LOC141614008 gene encoding uncharacterized protein LOC141614008, which produces MDIVGKLPVALGQKVFIYGVPSEIACDNGTQFVGKKTQAFCQEWNISLVTSTPGYPKANGQAESGNKVYGCEVVIPAEVRVPTSRYSLNNVEANRELMQDNMVLTEELRDAAKIRMASY; this is translated from the exons atggatatagtaggaaagcTGCCTGTAGCTctaggacaaaaagtattcat atatggagtcccatcagaaatagcaTGTGACAATGGAACCCAGtttgtggggaaaaagacccaagcattttgccaagaatggaatatcagccTGGTAACATccacccctggatatccaaaggCTAACGGCCAGGCTGAATCCggtaacaag GTGTATGGCTGTGAGGTTGTCATTCCTGCAGAAGTCAGGGTAccaacatcaagatatagcctgaacaatgttgaagcaaacagaGAACTAATGCAAGATAACATGGTCctgacagaagagctaagagacgctgccaaaatcaggatggcatcatactaA